TTTATCTTCTCACTAAAAGCCAGAAAATATCCTAAAATCTAGATGAAGAACAGAGAAATTTAAGTCTATGATTATggaggttttttttttcctttgatGAGAATTATTAAGGGTTTTAGAATTAAATGTTGGTGCAAGTATATTGATATTcccttattatataaataaacatatagTCTTGAATTTctcgaaaaaaaaaacatatatcgTGTGGTGCATTTCAAATTTAATGCAGCCAagcttttatttatatttatgtgaGTTCATTGATTTTGGGTGACAACAACATGAAGTTATCCATGACAATGAAAAAATACCTAAAGGTTCAAATTACGATTTATACTAGCGTATTTAACACATAAATTTTCTTCTCCAATTtataaaattcataatattttttggataaaatccAAATTTGACTTTCACATTTTACTTGAACGCAGATTTAGTCCTCACATATAAAATGAtgtaaatttaactctaacgttttcaagtaagatcaattttagctttatgctattgaaaatttgaaaagactggtttgactgttatttaactgttacATCGgcattccaaacaagtttggaGATAAACTGAAGcagttttgtacattttttgttgtaactatattaataacgcAATacatattttagacaatttgataaaataaaattgtgattaacgTGTATGTAGCAGctttagtttttagcattttaacagaatttttgtaatttttagaaGGTTaaaagtgacagttaaataatagtaaaacaaaatttttccaattttcgATAACATATGGTTAAAACTGATCTTGTTGAGaaacgttaggattaaatttatataattttatatgttaagGTTAAGTCTCACTTTCCTTAAAATGTTTAGGTCTAATTTTgtctttgtcttttttttttcaattgagtatctgtaaattaaaaaaaaaatattaaaattaaatttaaaaatgtaaTTTCAGAAATCATTCtcttgaaatgtgaattttaaaGTTTTATAGATAATTGGAAATAAGgctttaccaaaaaaaaaaaaaaaaaaaaaaaaaaaaaaaaaaacctaatttGCAGCTTTGCCTATATAAAGATCCATGAATTAAATTTAGGTCGAATTTAACAGTCTTTTCAGTATATAAAAAatgattgaaaaagaaaaacatgtaGTAATTGGTAGAACTGTAATTAAGTGAAATATGGGTTGAATAATTAATAATTGGAAAGGTAAAATgtaattattaataattaaagtCGAAAGtggaaaaaaaatgaataaaaatgcTGTCAATTTAGTTTAATGGAGaagtaagaaaaagaaaagcagCTTCATGATCCACTTAGATTAGATCTGTTCAGGATTTTTGTTCCCAGAAATATAAGATTAAATAGAAAAAGGGAAGGGAAGGGACCCATATAATCTAGAGGCCTTTGTGATagtaataatttaatttaattaaaatgataTGACAGGCAGCTATGTTAGCGCTCTCTTTATTTACCTGATCATCGGATGATAGGGTTGCATTTTAcgctttcttttcttttctttttatttctcctTCAATCTTCTAGAAAATTTTAATCTTCACCTAATCATATAAAGCAGCACTGTTCATATATCAAATCATTCCCCGTTgcatttaaacttaatagaATCTCATAATAGAATAGAGATTCAAATCATTCTAagatttagatttaataaatttaGATCTAACGATAAATAACCAAATTTATTTGGTCATTTAAAGTTTAGATGGATACTACTGTCATATAAAAAATCTCAATATTATCTTTATGAGATAAATTAAACCATCGCTTCTCAacttttatagataaattaacGTTATAAAGAGTTGTATGTTATCAGAGTGGTTAGATAGTCAAAGTTTAGTGAATCTTATGTTAGTAATGACTAACTTTATGTtaagttttgaaatttagttaccataatattttttttttaatggaaataTCAAAATTTTTTATTAAGCACCAAAAAACTTATACAATGACCAATGGACAACTCATACATCTAGGTCCAATTAAGTTACCATAATATTAGTAATGCAGAACatgtgtttataaaaattattcttaaaAACAATTCACAACTTTGGTTTATTATTGATTTTGAATCAAACAGCCACAAATGGAACTAGTGGTATATCATTCCCTTTCCGGAACCAAAACAAACAGACAAGACAATTCATGGTCAATCCATTCTTTTCTCATTGTTTCTCTTTCTAGATTCCATTCTGTTACCCATGTGCGAACCAAACAACCTCTTATATTatatgaaaagaaaaagaataaggtATCTTCACAAAAATCTCCATGTAAAAATGATGACGATGAGTATTTGGTTCATCATCAAGGAGCTTTCTAGACACGACTGTAATAATATCTTTCATATATGACACTTCAATTTCATTTACTCAACAAAAACCATAAACTTCTTTGTGTAACTGATCCCACCCATTCTCCATGTATGCTTTCAAATTGTTTTTCGTCAATCTAATCATTTGTACAACATTAGTAATGTTTTGATGCTTCATTTGCAGAGTTTGTGATAATGCATTTACCGTTCCCAATATTTGTTTCATTAAATGAACAATGAATGCAAATCCAGAACTGTACATTCTGCTGCACAAACCTCATACACTATTTGCAATCTTACAATCAGTGGCATCAATATGTACAACTTTAAACACTTCTATCACAGAACTCCGCATACTAAGAAGACTTGAAACTATAGTATAGTGAGAACCTCATTGTATATCTCCTAGTCGAGCTAAACTTGTTTCTATATGTTTGTATTTTCCTATAGAAATTTCTTCATGTTCTAAAGACTGTACTGCTTTATCATATTGTGATTGACAAATAATAAATTTTCTTTTACATTAAGCTCCAACATTGTTTACAATAATAGATATATAAGTTACAAAAATCACATATCTTTCTATTATAATCTGCAACAACAATAACCACTAACTGAAGTTGGTGAGCAAAATAATAATGACTATAAATTAGTCTTTTTGGTCCATTAAGCTCGCCTATCATATTAGAAGTTCCATCATAGCTTTGATCTCTAAGTCTAGAGAGAGATAATTGATGCACTGCAAAGAAATCATCAATATGATTTTTCCATCATTTAAACCGATGCATTTGGGGATATCAGGTTGGGACATATATTAAATTCCTAGCATATGTTCACAACGGCTTCAGGGAGAGTGAAATTCATACCCTATTATATGGATTCCATAAGGTTTTGACCATTTCTTTTGATAAGAGGGACGGTTGATCCCAAACTTTAGGGTTCTCGTGTGTCATTGTTGAAGGTTGGGAGGACCCAACTCTAGCATTCCATTCGGGACCTTTATGGTGTTCTCGATTGTCTTTTTGGAGAACAAACTTTTGAGATCTCCTTAAGTTATTCCTTTGCAAAAGATCCATAGTAGAAGAAAATAACAAGTTGTAAACAAACGACACTCATTATAAGATGAGGGTAACAAAAGACGTAGTAAGGCAATGCAACTGACGAGGAAGATGAAGGAAAAATACACAAGGAAGTGGAAAAGCTTCACTTCTTAGTCTTTGCCCATTTTGTAAGGCAATTCCACAAATATATCTGTGCAAACCATCATGACATTCATGGGCACGATGCTCGAAAATCCCCTCATGAAATACGAACACTTTCTAAACTGTTTATATGCTCACTTAACGAACCGACATTTGGGGTCTTAAGGACATATGGCATGATCTCCATGATATTGCTTTAATTTATCACATTTATTAAGGACACTTGACCAGGTGTAGAATCCTGATCTCGATAGTCTACGCATCCTAGATGACAATTCAAAAGATTAAGAAGCTTGATAATTTTCAAATACAAAATGCTCCTCCATTTTGTTACAATGCGATGACCACACACCTACTGGGGCACTTTCAGTATGATCGATAACTTGCCATTTAAATCTGGCCGAAGGATACCTTTTATGACTTATCATGAACCGACACGAACACCTCGAGGTCTAAACAAATACAACTTCGACCCTAAGCTTAGAAGACTTCAGTCACTACCTTAGAGGGACATTTGATAACATGTCGAATATGCAATAGGCACATGGACTAATCACAAATTCTCCCTTATCTAATTTGTTGTTCAAGTTATGCTGCCACGAACCTGCCACGAACCACAAACATCTGCTTTAACCGTCAGATTCACCATCTCTTAGAAACCACCATGTAATGATAGCTAGAATCCTCACACACTAAGATGCTCATTTTTTATAATCCTATTTCTTAAACCCCAATTTTCCTCTTGCACGGATacaaatattattggtattcaaGCCGTCTAATTTTATCATTGGAGTGCAAGTGTCGGTGCCCGACCTTTCTCTACCCGTTCTTATTTTGCAGAATACTAAACCAAACAACAAGGGAATCATATAATCACTATTCTCCCACATCAAActtatatttcatttttattttaccattttttcaGTTAAAACATTTTTATTAACTATCCTATTGGTTTTGCTTAATTTGTAGAGTGCTTGAGATCAAATTGTTGAACCCTACATGGGGTCTAATATTTTTTCATCATTTCATTGATTCGTCACCACTGTCtaataaattgaaaaatcaacaaaaacaaatgaaaatatAATGTGATTTCAACATCTAAAATTCCAATTTATGTGTCGGTGATTTGTTATTTTCTCTTTAGGTTCCTGACATAATTAACCTAGCTAGCTATTTAAACCATTGACAATAGGGTATGTGAATTAATGTCAAAAAAGCTGGCATTAGATTAGTTGACTTGCATACTATTATTATCTCCAAATCCACCGATTTTCCTATGGTAAAAATATTGTTTATAATTCCATAATTTGTTACTATGAGACATACAAAATTCAATGTTAATCATTTATATATCATCACAAGTTTAGATCAGGTTAATTTAATTCAACTTTTAAGAGTAAgcattaatcaatttaattagATGAAAACTGAATTGAATATAGTAAAAACtcaattcatatatataaaattttattcggtttgctttttctaataaaaaaaaatgagaaattttAAAAGGAATTGTATTTTTAGATCAATATGAATAAGGGTCGAGTTTTGAAACTTGTGCTCTTATAATAACATATATGCGAGCTTTTTAATATAATTGGGTCTCATTCGATTTAAAAGTAAGAAAATTGGGTAAATGAtgatatttcttttattattgtACCAATTTATTGATTATTAATAAACCGTGTACTCTCTTTCACATGCAGATATAGTCGAAACACGTAAATTTATAGTTCTCGTGATTGCatgtataatttaataattttcataTCAAACTTATTATAATCAACAACTGTTTCAATTTTTAGCAAGTGTATACAAACTTAAATTTAGCGTATTGATTATGTTGGTAGAACGATGATTTTGTAAACGAATACAATGGTTTCATCTACGCAATTTAGTATTGAGAAATTACATTAGTAACAATATAAGATATGTGTCGTTCTtaatgaaaaaagaaaagatactATTGGACAATAAGAGCATTCCaggaatttttaaataaaagtaaAGAGTAGTTTTATCTTCACCAAAATTCTAGATAATGTGGAGATAGTGGAAATATGTCTAGAATATAGTACATCAGTAACACTATGAACTCGGTCTAAAAAAATGATTACCTCCATGAACTTTCGAAATGTCTTGTTAGCTTCCTgaagttatttaaaatgaccTATTGACCCTTAAAGTTTACTAGGATGAGTTATTGATTGAACTTTCTCAAATTTGATTATTATCCATTGAACTTGGTTAAACTGATGCATAATTTTACATACCGAAATCTTCTCTTATGCTGGCACGTAGCAATAGGGGGTTAATGATGTAACATTAGCAACTTTAGAGGGATAAAGATACAACCTTAAAATTCAAGCCGTCGATGAGATTTTTTTTACCAAAGTTCAGGGCCCTCTGATGTATTCAACTTATATCGAAAATCCTATTTAGTTTGGCTTATTTAGAATAGGAATTGTAAACTGTCTCTTTAAATGAGTCCTATTATGAAAAAGATTATACATTTAGGCTTATATAAGAAAGGACTGTTTGCTTATTGATTTGTAGTGAGGGTTTTGGAGTTTGTGCTCTTagcatatatgtatatgtgtGAGCATGACTATAATCAAGTTTTCATTAGATTTGAGAGTTAATGACTTGGGTAAATGATGAGATTTTTTACAGTTCTACAAATTTTCATTGAATTATATGATCCTCCTCGTTCGTGGAAGTAAGAAAAGTAGCTGAATCATGTAAATCTCTTATAATTCTGATTCCATGTTTGTTTCGTACATCAaacttattataattaatatttgattcgttttttttataaagggtGAATCTGTTCTTTTATATATGTTATGTCATATTAAGTGTTGAAAGGAAAACCTTGATTGAGATTTCAACTTTATCTTAAGAGTACTTTCAAATCATAAATGATATAATTTATCCAAAAGAACACAACTTATTTAAAATACCAATAACGTCTTGAAATACCGACCGAAGGAGACTTAAAAATTCAACATTGAAATAACGGTGTCTAATGATCTAGAATGGACCAATCTAAATGATACCCTAACCTTTAGCATATCTCGCGTCATGTTTATTTTGATATGATGTTGGAATGATATCATAAAGGTATAGATATTGATATGGACTATCCTAAATGGAAGAAATAGACCAAGCACATGTGCTTTACTTTACATTCGAGAGTTCTACGTATCGTCGATTTTGTGCATCATCCATTAATGCAATACGTGCCAAGCCAAAAACTAATTTCTATCTACTATTTCTATCTACTAATTCTATCAAAACTAATCCAACTAAATGTATAATGGAGTGAGTGTCCCGACTTAAAAAAGAAGTGTCTCACTCCTCTAGAGCCATAAAAAATCACGTTGATTTGACCTTTTACTTTTTAGTGAATAGCTCTAGTATAATACAATCCATCATCAACTATATCCAAACGAATCATGACTATGGAAACTGTCAACTCACATATACAGAGACTTGTTTACTTACTTGAGTTACACAgaatagataggttaaatgaaatctccatttcaactcTGGATTTAGAGTAATTCTATTGTAAACAGCCTAAAATATATCTATCATGTATCGAGAATGACGAATGCCCAATCGATCATACAACTACCATGtgattacttcatgtgatacccaaacAACCACTTCTACTTCACTCTGTTTTCTAGTCATTATAATCAATCTTAGTATCATCATTGACTTAAGTATCAGAAAAAAAGACGTCATACTTCGAGTTGCTAATCTCATCACAAATGTACTCAGAGCATCTACTAAGCTCACATTGTAGATTGGAAGAaatcacataaaaaaaattgttttcaaagtcttaaaaataaataaataattgtatTGAGATGATAGATAGATAGATCCCTTACTTCATCTAGGTTTAGTCAATTTTAGTTGTAGACCTCAAAAGCATTAGTGGAATAGAATTTCATGCCGAAAATAATCCAAGTATGAAGGAATCATACTCATATTTATGTAGACATGTCCAACAAAGTGTAGCTAGAGAAACTATTGCAAATCAATAACAATTGTCATAAAAAGTAAAATCTTAAGTTAGtcatatatattaagaatcttTCATGGAAAGGTAACATCTTGATTTACATTTATTAAgcattttttcttcttcaagGTAGCCTAAtgcaaaatttttttttaattgtttttgttttatacACAATAAGGAACCCTTCCGGCTCAGCCACTCATTAGGAAATCTTGCAATCACCAAATTCTTTTAGAATAAGTCTTAAATATTCAAAGAATCTGAAATTCGCCATCCGGTCCAATAAACATTTGACCCGGTTTTCTCTTTAAAAGCGATGCCTACAAACGGACTTGGAAGGATGTTATCAGTTAATGTGCAGAGAATAagtacctaattaatttagggcATATAGGTTAAGGAGTGAACTTGGCTCTATACCAAAAATAAACTTGAAGCTCATAGTGAGTGTATTTATTGTAAACTGTAAACGAATAAGAAAAGGAAGACAGTAGAATATTTGGGGGTTAACTTTATTGACTGTCTCTTTTTTAACTCCATCCATCAACGGCCAAAACTACCCTTGCCCATAAAGCATCCCCCGTAATTCCTTAAATCACGTTTTTGGGTCCTACACTTCTATTTCTTTACTATGATCACGCCCATTTTCAGATTCTCCCCTTTATATAAATCTCCTTAATTCCTCTCCCTCCCTCCACACTCAAATCAAATCCTCCCTCCAAACAAACACACCCTTAGCCATGCCATCCCCTTCCCTTTTCCTCCTCCCCCTCCTCTCCCTCCTCCCCCTAATTTCCCTCATTTCCTCCTCCCCTGTCCACGACCCCGAACACGTCGTCCAACAAGTTCACAGGTAAATAAAACTTCCGCCGCCAAATATAACACCGACGGAATTTTaataacgaacattacattGTTTTGTATATGCAGGGCCATTAATGCTTCTACTTCCCGGAGAAATTTGGGGTATCTATCATGCGGAACCGGCAACCCAATCGACGACTGCTGGCGGTGCGACCCCAATTGGGAGAAAAACCGGCAACGACTAGCTGACTGTGCAATTGGGTTTGGTAAGAATGCAATCGGCGGCAGAGACGGAAAGATTTACGTGGTCACAGATTCCGGCGACGATGATCCGGTGAACCCAAGGCCAGGAACTTTAAGACACGCTGTGATTCAAGATGAGCCATTGTGGATTATTTTTAAGAGAGATATGACTATCCAATTGAAGGAAGAGCTAATTATGAATTCGTTTAAGACGATTGACGGAAGAGGTGCTAGTGTTCATATCGCCGGAGGTCCTTGTATTACGATACAATTTGTgactaatattataattcatgGGTTGCATATACATGATTGTAAGCAAGGTGGGAATGCTTATGTGAGGGACTCCCCACGGCACTACGGGTGGAGGACTATATCGGACGGTGATGGTGTTTCTATATTTGGGGGTAGTCATGTTTGGGTGGACCATAACTCTTTATCTAATTGTAAAGATGGTCTAATTGATGCAATTCATGGGTCCACTGCAATTACAATTTCAAACAATTTCATGACTCACCATGATAAAGTTATGCTTTTGGGTCACAGTGATTCTTATACTCAGGATAAAAATATGCAAGTCACTATTGCCTTCAATCACTTTGGTGAAGGCCTTGTTCAAAGGATGCCTaggtaatttaattaatttcccacttttaaaaaaaaataaaaaaagattgGAAATTTAGGTGAGGGCATGAAGTATAATTAATGGGTATTTATGTAATTTGACATTTGCAGATGCAGGCATGGATATTTTCATGTGGTGAATAATGACTATACCCATTGGGAAATGTATGCCATTGGAGGAAGTGCTAATCCTACAATTAATAGCCAAGGGAATAGATTTCTTGCACCTGACATTAGGTTCAGCAAAGAGGTCAGGACAGGACAtgacagttttttttttataactaaattaactaacaaaatggggtagtaaTCACATAATGACGTTGCAGGTGACAAAGCATGAGGATGCACCAGAGAGTGAATGGAGGCACTGGAATTGGAGGTCTGAAGGTGACTTATACATGAACGGTGCATTTTTCACTGCATCAGGAGCTGGAGCCTCTTCTAGCTATGCTAAAGCGTCAAGTTTAAGTGCTAGACCATCTACCCTTGTTGGCACTATAACCGGTGGCTCGGGGGTCCTCGGTTGCAAGAAGGGTTCTCGTTGTTAACTGTTAGCTGATTGATTGTGatattttgatttgatttaattttgTTAGAAATTGAAGTAGTTAATTTCCCATGATTTCTTATTAActatatttgtatttttattttggttacAACCTCGGCCTTTTACTCTTAGAACCATGGGTTTTGAGGGGGAATGCAAGTCCAGAAGTGttgatatattattattattattattatttataatgaattatCTAAAAAGGTCCCCCTGTTTTGTCTTTTATCTCTGTTTTTGCTTTTTCTCATCAACACTAAACAATGACAGCTTAACCAATTGCAAATGAAGACATTAGGAAATGTACCATATTTCctattgttttatattaaatGAAATTCCTTTGGTTTTAAGGGAAAAagaaatcaatattaataaattaattaaaataaagttGAATTAATTCCTAGAATCGAATCTGAATTAAACAAACTGcatttaatttcaaaatgtgAGCaaagcaaaattaacttttggTTCAGTTATAATTTTTGACCATTTAGTAATAATGGAAGTGACTTTAACCATAACCAATGCAGATGCAGTTTGAGTTTGTAGTGTAAACATAACAAAATGGGGCCCAGCTTTTGATATGGAGCACATGGAAGGAACAGTTATAGTTAgggtttaattaattaaccacctgGTTTCAACTATATCTTTGACAAAGTTGGAactcaaattattattttttatggaTATATCACCAAAGTTTTCAATTTTTACCGGATTTCAGGCAACGCACATGCTAAAAACAAGTGGGCTATAATGACAAGTATTCTCTCTACGTGCATTTATTATTTTGCACAAAATCTGCGTGAACGTGAGCTGCAGTTCAACTGGACTAAGTTTTAAGGCCCGTTTAGGGTACGTTAGCAGATATTAGTTGTTTTCTATAAAATATggttattttagaattttatcaaacactttctATCTCTTGTTTAatgttgaaagaaaaaaaaaacagttctgaaaaatgaaaataaacagACACTTAGTTTATTTGTTGTTTGTCGT
The DNA window shown above is from Euphorbia lathyris chromosome 1, ddEupLath1.1, whole genome shotgun sequence and carries:
- the LOC136229331 gene encoding probable pectate lyase 18 gives rise to the protein MPSPSLFLLPLLSLLPLISLISSSPVHDPEHVVQQVHRAINASTSRRNLGYLSCGTGNPIDDCWRCDPNWEKNRQRLADCAIGFGKNAIGGRDGKIYVVTDSGDDDPVNPRPGTLRHAVIQDEPLWIIFKRDMTIQLKEELIMNSFKTIDGRGASVHIAGGPCITIQFVTNIIIHGLHIHDCKQGGNAYVRDSPRHYGWRTISDGDGVSIFGGSHVWVDHNSLSNCKDGLIDAIHGSTAITISNNFMTHHDKVMLLGHSDSYTQDKNMQVTIAFNHFGEGLVQRMPRCRHGYFHVVNNDYTHWEMYAIGGSANPTINSQGNRFLAPDIRFSKEVTKHEDAPESEWRHWNWRSEGDLYMNGAFFTASGAGASSSYAKASSLSARPSTLVGTITGGSGVLGCKKGSRC